The Clarias gariepinus isolate MV-2021 ecotype Netherlands chromosome 12, CGAR_prim_01v2, whole genome shotgun sequence region TGTCtgctgagcgtcacatgatcacaactgagccaatggttcttctgtctcgtgctgtgggattgtgggaaATTGTCTTAGATGTTTGGTCTGCAACAGATGTTCATAACGCACATGCGTCACTCGTACAGTCAACATCCAttcgcgtgtactgtttactataacattgtaaCCACATGGGTGCGGGTGTCCatttagaaataattttttcaactaaatttagattttttgtgtgtgtgtgtccaggtgtagtgactgttctttagtaaatgTACTGCAACAACTGGcctcatggggaaaaaaagaaaaagaaaaaaaaaggggctaAAAAGACCATAGCTGTGTGGGAATTCCATAGGTTTAACGAGAATGCAGCGCAACATTTTCGCGAATTCGCAAAAAGAgacaaaagcaagtgtcattagagaggttccttgttaaagattcCAGTGGTTCCATTAGTGTGTAAGAAAGTCGTCCTATACAGtagcccccctcctcctctcttctctAGTATTACACCAGCCATGATTCTTctcaaaaggtaaagtgcaggttaatttgttttatttttacttaatattttgtattaataacttaagattttgggttgtggaacaaatcgtcataggtttttattatttattatggggGGAATTCTTCCAGAATATCCAAATTATGTTTGCAAtccaagattttattttatctacGCTCCCACTGCAagttatcaaaaataaaaataatcactttTTATTAAAGGAATCTTCAGTAAAATTCATCACGTCTTAACCATTTCATATATGTAGGTCCCTTTACAGACAGCTTCAATTCAACATCAAGATAAATTACTAGCAGTCTTAGATAATGTTAGGTACCTCCAAAAAGGAGCCGTtatcttcagaaaaaaaaacaccagaacAAGGGCAAAAATTTATCCACATCTTTAGACCAATCAGATTAGAAAATTCCATCTGTGCTACAATACAACAAAAGTTAGTACGCTGCTCCCTCACTGACCGGAACAAAGAGGATGCAACCGAGCAGGGTGCCAGTGAGCGCAGATTTAACGAGCTCTTCGTAACATTTGTTGCCGAGGCGATGACCCTGCAGCAGGGCAGTGATGTAGAAGGTCATCTCTGTGATAGAGCCGAACGTGGCGTTCACTACAGCTCCCACTGCGAAGTTGCTCTGAGCCGAGATACTGagatataaatgttatttacagTTAAACACTGTGCaacaattataaacaaaacCATCTAATTGTTGTATGTATGTCAGAGTGCAAAAGATTGCTCACCCACAGAACAAAATGATatttaaactttgtgaaaaGCCCACCGGGACGTTACCTGGCTATACCCATGCCGATGTAGTAAGACAGGGGGATGATCGCGGTCATAGCTGTGGCAAACTTTACCTCGGAGCCGACAAAAGCGTTCTCATGGTCCACATATCCCATCACCAGAGCAGTGATAACAAGCGACAGCAGGTCTGAGATAAAAGACGTTAAGgactttaaatattacacaatatcaggacataaatcaattaaaatattttggataattattatatttcatcCCTCTTTACATGGAAACATGACTAACACATGGCATGAACTTTAAGTCAGCACAGTATCtacatatataaatgaatgaaatgtgtgtgtaaactggACAGATATCTCTCTTTCAATGacatctttatgtttcatacatcagaggactagaaaccagtctcagaaaatgtctgtctatatgtctgtccagacagatcACCCAaaactggacagaatttaattaaaactttcagtacttagatatctgctgGAAGTTTTACCTGCAAtacaagtgaaataaaaatgtttttaaacaatgttatGAACGATTACAGTATGTACCAGATTTATAAATCTACTTTACaataagctactaatgcgctataatggatattaattagaaaagctaaactgaatattttactgggattagtttatATACTCACTTTCACTGAAATAACAGGTATAAGTGGTATAAGTACATTTTCAcacgctggagtcgttttaaaacaaaacttctCTTTATCcaatctcctttttttctcatatgtgattcactctccgattaccgaacagggagtgtatttgccTGACGACGACAGGCAACTTAGTGTAAATAAGGGctattttacagtacatactgatCATGAGTGATGAGTCCCAGACCCACTATGAGGAAGATCCAGTAGTTAATCTAAAGGTGCACAACTACTGGACCTCTAACAAACTATACAACATTTGATCAAATTTAGCAGCAGTGAAAGGATACTGACAGCGAAGACGTTGATGCCTTCTACTGTGTATTTGTAGTAGTACCAGTTAAAGGCTCGGTAACAGCACAGGAGAACCCTCGATTCATAACTTGGAGGCTAGAAGAAGAAACGGAGTATGAGAAGAAACAGCAGGATTATGAAATAGAAGTAATTAGTAACTACATAGGACATAATGATGGGTTTACGCGTTAGCTCTACAGTCTGTACAAGTTTTAATAGTCGCTCTCTTTGTGCCAGTggaaaagaattaaaaatctTGCAATTCGGACATCGCAACCGTACAGAGTCCTAATGTATCCAGCAATTATTTAATATCTTGTTCATTAACTGGTTGGTAAAATTACAGTTAATACATCAGACACAGCTTGAATTCATGAAGAACAGGAACACACTCTTCAACTTAAGCATTAAATCCTctaaaatgagaaaaagaaatcaaagctCACGTTCTTCACCGGCAGAACCTGAATCTCGTCAGGTGACAGGAAGAGGATGATGCTGAGGATCCTGCCGTTCATTTTGGCAACAGGGATGGTGAAGACCAACATCCAGGCGAGGAAGCAGGCCAGGGAGTGGATTACAGCGAGAGGAATGTAACCAAGCAGGAGCCAGACATACGTGCTTAAACACCACTATCAACACAAGGTGCAACTGCATTAGATATTAGGCCCAAGTGATTTCACTAAatgctacagaaaaaaaaaaaaaactaattcacTTAATAATTTTTCCCTCTCTGTTTAAAACCTGCAACAGTATTACATTGCATGCATTCTCGTTAGCAAGCttttaatacaatattatttGCATAACGGGTGATAActgatagcaggaattgttttgcagtcaatACAATTTCGTAAAAAGCTCTTGAGGATTTCATTAGGTCTCTTAAGCTATGAAATGTTCAAACAGGCTCAAACAGCTTGCAGGCGAGTTCAAAAAGTCCAAAAAGTTACACATAAAAGCGGTTGATTGTCTCCCACTGTGTGGTTCGTCTTCAGTGCTGATTTTCCCCTTCTTTGAAAAATGTTtcatctgtgcacattgctcttTTCATGAATGTcatctttttaaacattctatAACGCAGTGGGAGACCAACTGTAACAAAGGGAACGTTCAAAGAGGATTTGCAAGTTGGGTTGAACGATGGCATAAATGTAtggcttgtgatggagactagGTTGAGTTTCTACAGAGAAGGACCAACATCTGCAATTTGAACCACCCATGTTcattagtttaaaaataaaaacctacgCCCACTTTCACATTACTTCCAGTACAGCTCTTGCTTTAGTTTCAAATATTGAAATAAGTttcaaatttgtttatttataattctgAATCGAAAAATCAAGGTCTCAGTTTTAGGCCCTGCTGTATTTAAATTTGCACACTATAACTAACTGTAGAAATGTTATGaatcaaaaaaatctaatatgcatgcatggatgcatggaaattcaataaataaataaataaataaataacacattataCCAGACACCCTTTGAATATTCTAAGCAGCCTCACCCAGTGAGATCGCTTTTGATGGCGATAAAGGGGAGGAGAAGTAAGAGTGGGGACTTTAAGCGTGAGGGGTTGGGAACTCATCAGTGGCGTGGTCTCCTTCACTTTGTCCAAGGATTCCTTCACGTCACCCGTTTCCTCTGGAATGGCGCCGCATTGGGGGACTTTAACAGGGAATTTCTGTAAAAGACTGCTAGCCTGGGAAGAAACAAAGAGGAAATGGTGTCTTTCTGAAGCAGAGAACAGAGAACCTAAAAATATAGCAATACACTACATCTCACGTAGCATGGGTTAAAATCAGTGCACTGTGTTGATaaactatataaacaaaaaggtGTAAAAACTTCAAGTTttctttcaataaataaaacactttcatCAGTGGATGATTTTCAGAcaacagacaattcctttgacttcatacTTGgttttgtgctctgacatgaactgtcaactgtgggaccttatatagacaggtgcgTGTCCAAAttatgtccaatcaactgaatgtACCACAGGTCGActccatccttgagatgtttctgcagcttaattgaacTCAATTTTATGCTTCATGGCAAAGGGTGTGAATATTTATGTACtttcttaattttaattttttttaataagtttgcAAAAAACTCAATTACAtcattttcatgttgtcattatggggtgttgtgtgtagaattctgaggaaaaaaaattaattgaatccattttagaataaggctgtgacttaacaaaatgtgaaaagagtgatgcgctgtaaatactttccggatgcactgtatacgACACCggtccattatttttttaaggcatAGCATCTTGATGATGTTACCTTTTGTAATGATTTCCCGAAGGGCCACAATAAATAACCTGATAACTTGAAACAGAGTTTCCCTGCAGCCAAGATAACAAGAAAACACCAGCATTAGGTGAGATACAGAAATACAATCGAATCACTCAAAACATCCCGAAGCACTGACTACCTACCATGTGGAATCCCAATCATTGTGCAAAACATCAGAAAGCTAATAAGGAAATGAGCTAAAGAGAGCCACCAGCCGAACAAAAGCACATAGGTGATGTTGCCGATGCTGATCAGCGAGcctgaaaacaaaaatatataatgaataataataggACATacaataaatttaacaaaataaatagtaaatgcATGAGGTAAATCCTATTTATAGATTTTCTGCACATCACTGAGAAACCGACCTTTATAGGGTTTGATGAAAATCTGCTCAGAGTACAATTCCTTCACCTGGTCTGATCGGTCCTCGATCGGACGCTCGGTAACGTGACTCTTCCATTTTCTGAAACCAAACTGCCACACAAGAATGTCATGTCCCACATCACATGAGAGGAACATCTGATCGGAGATATTTGGGCTAATCTGATCAGACAAATATTTTGGCAAAGACACAGAATGAAAGGTCCATCATTTTTTGGCAAGTCATGCATTCATAGAACTGTGGAAGAACACACCAAAGGTGAGCATACATTTTGAAAGAGGGGTGTTTAATTCACGCCACTATAAACCCGTTGCTGCTTACCCCTGTGCAGGGTCGCAAAGGGCCTGGAGCCCCATAAGCTGAGAGCACAAGGTAGAAGACATCCTGAACGGATAAAGTGCCAAGCCATCACAGGGAACAagcacccacaaacacacaaatccaACAGATTTGCTCCAGACGTACACATGCTATACTGTAGATAATTTGGAAACTCTGATCAAGAGGCACATGCGAACTCCAAATACACACTGACCTGAGATGAGATTCAAACCACCAACCattgaggtgcaaggtgaccgtGTTAACCACTAGGTACTGCACCACCATATCATCTATAATCTAAAAGggcttttttatttctataacaaGTCTACCCCTAACACAGTGCAccagcacagggagaaaatataaactctacacacacaggtGGGAGCAGAGCATCAAAGccttgatatttatttatttatttatttatttatttatgcaaataCTGTTGGGTAAATTGCTCTAggatgagaaaaataaaagttttgggTCATGCAGTTTTAGGTTCTGATTCCAAGTCGTTGATTAGGTTCCTATAAACAGCATAACTTgacccctccacacacacacacaaaaaaaaaaaatctgcgcTTTTGTGTGTATCATAAGAAATTGAACATGGGTTTATTTACCATGTAGTTATTGACCAGTTTGTGTGCCTCCACTTCGTTCTCGGCGTGGATGGTGGTCCTCAGACTCGCTTCCTGCCAGGGGTCCTCAGTGCACCGCGAGTGTCCGGAGAGTCCTGAGGATAAAATCTGAAGTCAGTACTGAGCACTGAATCTgaattttatcataaaactatAAAACCTGATGAAcaggaataaaatgaaaaatgttatatgaacacatgacataaaaaaatagccATTAATAGCTTTAGAACCTTAAAATATTGTCTTCCATTTAAATCAGCAGATCTACAACAAAGTGCAAATGTTTGTACATCCTCAGAACGAAATGAGAAGACGAATGCATTTTGTTAGCGTgtatatgtttaaaatgaaatgtactgtacatcaatctgcattttatatatacactgtatcaAAAGCTGATTGATGTACATTTCATCTTAAAGatcttggtttttttttctcttctaaataaattaattccagttttttttttaactcattaaaaataaagactaCCATAAATGCACTCGAATatagcaaacatttttttttcttaggaaAACAGTTTGAACGTAAAGGCATTCTACCTTGAGCAGAGAGGCATTTTGGCGTGTGGTGAATGACGAGGTGTGAGCCACAGGGTGAAGGAGTATCGACCATCTCAGGGTGAATGCTGGCCACACATATTCTGTCACACAGCGAGCTACGGCGCAGATTTCTGTGCTCATGGTCCCACGGGTGATCTGGAAACCAGCCGTCAAAAGGGAGGACAGTGAAATATTTTACCGGGGTTTGAAAGTTTCTCACAAATGGTATATTCTCCATGAGTTTTATTGTGTGAATCCTGATGGGTAGATAAAACTGACCTTATGataaaatggaaatatttaAGCTTTATAATGCAGTTTAACAACATTAATACAAACctaatttaacttaaataaaacctACAGTAGAAATCTTTATTTCAGTGGCACAGCAAATGCACACAATCATCAGTAACTGATCACTGcctacggaaaaaaaaaaactaatagatTAAGCAAAGACATAAGCAAATACTACACAATATGTAACTGATGATATAATAAGTGCTGTGATTGTTTTCACTGCACTAATTCTTTTAACCATAATTGATCCAGTAAGTAGCttattcttttcctttaaaaatatatatataaaataaagatgcATCTCATAATTGTAGAaaagagatttcttttttttttttttagaagagtTAAATTACCAGATTAGGCTAAAATTACTAGATTTGGTTAAGAGTTGtccaaaacattattaaaacctggatggATAACGTTGAACCGCTAACTTGAAATGCGATCGTGGGAAAAAATCCTTATTGGCCGAGATCAGAAATCACAaacattttgtaaagctgcattATATAAAACAGTCAGCAGAAATCATAGTGAAATTAagaacatttgcacacacacacacacacacacacacacacagtaatgagAACGCAACAGCAGTgtggtcattaaaaaaaacacttgttagtgaaacataaacaaaaaaaagaaggtttgccagggagcataaagattgaactttgaagcaatggaaaaaggtcaagtggtctgatgagtccagattgaagtctattccagagtgatggccCATAACGGTCAGAAaggaagcgatgcacccatcatgcatagtgtccactggagaagcctctggaggcagtgtatGTCCATGTTATGTCTAGGCTTAGCAGCATTATGtggcaaataaaatttaatcagCTAATGATgagaatgtactgaatgatcaggttatcacatctatgcttcttttccctgatggcacggccgTATTCCAGGTCTCAAACTACTgtatgaaagagtggttctggaacTATGACTGATTGATTTTTACACATAAACTGAATACTGAACCGAAATCCTTGGGATGTGCTGGGGAAGATGTATTGATAGAGTCCGGCAACTCTGGGACAAGAGCTCGATCAATGCAATGGAAACAcataacagaaataaatgttgcatgAATTAAGTCACAGCAAATTGTTCACCTGGTCAAATTTAGGGTGGTCCAACAAAGCATTGGTTAAGCCTGCATCTAATGCGCCTCTCAATCACTTTGAAAAACAAGTGTTTGCGTTTAAACATTTCATGATAAGAGTTCTTCTCTCATCACTTCTGACAAAGCATGCTGAAAATTATAGTTTCtaaaaccataaaaattattaaataaaaataaagcattagTTTAGGATCTGGCTCTAGGTGACCAAACAAATGTTGATGATAAGCCTAGAAATTAAGGCTACGTGTTTGATCATTAATGTTGAAAGTGTTATTATAACGtaggttaataaataaataaagtaagttAATTATTTGGGagtcaatttaataaaatttaaattgctCATTAAGTGCAATTTGAAATGCAGTGTTCAAAAATtgtagggggggaaaaaaagagcaaacGCTTACCTAATTAACACCCTGATTATGGTAATTAAACAAAGATGGTAATTTTTTAGATCATGTTAATTTCCTCTTCTCATGCATTCCTTTCTTTAGgtcaaaattttaaaagattgCACAACATCAAATCAATTTCACACAAAtggaatgttatttatttatgcattttttactgttttcaaGCTTTCAACACTATGTGCTGAGCACCTGGTCTAAGCTGAAACCTTTGGGCCATGCTGTAACCTGGTCACCTCCAGCTGCACATAATCACACCAGAGCTCCTGTCATTTTTGCACGTGCTGggggaaaatgtttttttcttatatatggaatttattttaaagcaggCTTTATATGCTCAACACCACTCACCTGAGCTATCAACCGCGGACCTTCGCCTCAGACTATCCACATCGGTTGACATTGTGTGTTTTGCGTTTCGTGTAAGACGCCGCCTCAGCGTGTTAATTAAACTGTTCTGATAATAAACGTGCGCGTCTCCCAGTGCGCGTGGCTGGTGCGCGCTGCCGACACCAGGGAGCAGGCGCGCGCCGCGAGGGTTGCCTTTTCACGGCGGATTTGTGGTAGCGCGCGCGGAAAaccttataataatatttaattatgatTTTCCCCCTTTCTTTGCTTATGCAAGATAACATCAACTAAcctttataatgttataattgtTTCATACACGTTTACTAAATCATTGCTAGCCCCATAGCAATcctaaaaaacacaaagagaagaatatttatattaatacatttcaaTACTGTTATAGTGCCAACactaactagctagctaacatgTCTACAATTTGACCAGATTCATCAGTCATTGTCAGTTATCATCGTCATTGCTAAAAATGCAAAACtaacaaaactttatttaaccagttttttttttacatttatatttaaaatcttcATATCTTAAATAACAACAGTTATAAACATAGGCATGATTGCTGTGAGGATTTTAAAGTCATATTCATAAGTGATCCATAAAGCTCTATTAAGACTAGCTAATAGCTGATcgttttattagattttaattagatattgtaaataaatcaactcttggagtttgttaggatttgtgttttgttttgtttttttgtccacCTGCCTTTCATTAATAAAGaattgtacaaaaacatcctccagGAGCAccttctcccaaccatccaaaaACAGCttggtgatgaacaatgccttttccagtAACACGCTCCATCAACCTTACCATAAGGCCAAAGGTATAACTAAGTAAATATTTGGTCCATGTCTAGGAAACGCCTCCTTAATttcattgagaacttgtggtcaatcctcaagaggcaggaggacaaacaaaaccccacaaattctcacaaactccaagcactgaTTATGCAAGTAttggctgccatcagtcaggatgtgacccagaagttgattgacagcaggCCAGGGCGAATTGcaaaggtcttgaaaaagaagggttAACACTGGAAATATTGATTCTTTACATAAAccttgtcaataaaagcctttgatatTTAATAATTGCTCGTAATTCTACTTCAGTATtctatagtaacatctgacaaaaagaatacaattacagtacaaaaaaacactgaagcatcAGACTTTGtggaaattaatatttttgtaattctccaaacttttggccacggctGTATTTAGCTTAATATGATTTTACATAGctattgtatcatacagtattaAACCTAACACATAGGTCTTTTTTCCCATCAAAAACTAGCTATCTATTCTAAATGACCTACTTTTACAGATTAAGATGTTGAGGCTATATTCATAAATGTATACAATATTTATTGCTAACACTAATCAGCAGGCTAACGTATTGTGATTCATGAGATTTTTATAATCTTACTGCTACCATTAGCAGACTGACTTAAATAAGAACCTCTGGCATGATTTTTGGGAAAAGTATTAACTCATACCAAAGATGCATACAATGTGCAGGATTGCTTAAATcgtttttaaattctatttataatCTTAACTGGTAGTTATAAAGCGTTACACAAATTTAATCTAAGAGTATTTCTCACAGGATCGTCATATTTATTAATCTGCATAGCTAATCTTCAATCCTGACACTGAAACTAACCTTAAATGTGTTcctaaagtaaataataaatatcctGAATCGTTACAGCTAGGTGTAGCCATAGGTATctaaagcgctatataaataaaactgaaagtgttAACGTTGAAATAAATGCTCACACTCTTCTTTGCTAACACAAGCAAGACAGTTAATAATGCTAAGTCTAGTCTATGCTAgtctttttaaacatacaaacgTATGAATACTTATAGTCCATCAATGCATTTTTCTAGTTGGATGACATACTAACAACATTACCTGATATATTTCAAAAGGTAAAGAAAACAactgacaaaaaataataaaaatatatttactcaCTGTGGAGATACAGTgtcaaatacattttgtttattgttataaACAAATGCGCAAAATACAGTTTTAAGTTCATTTCAAAGTATTTTGCAGGCTATAAAgtgaaaaacataatttaacataAGGCTATACCATGTAACAAGCTTAAAAATCATATATTGAGTCAGTTTTATACAAATCAGAGGATTTTgcagctgtacagtatatcccacATGGCTGGCGGTAGTCTGTACTgtaggtaaataaaaaatattttacaaactgatcctgataaaaaaaaaaattatcacttTACTTTCCAAACTTACCCCACCAAGATCTCTAGAATCAATCACAGCACCTGTTAAATCATCCAGATAGTTTACATGTTGATATCAATCCATGAAGAAGACAGAAAAATACTAATAATGACACCATTAAACAATCATCAAGATCTAAGCGAAACCACAATATGTTGGTGGAAAGTAAGGCTTATCCCAgttatttatacaataatataccttattttattcaccatgtcattcaaaaatgtatacagcatttttttgtttacctgTATGTATATCTCttatacaaggggcgttcaagtcaaaccagaaccatgaatgaaggtgtaaaaccgatTTACAGAAAACTCCAAGCACAGTATtgtgataagactcttagccgcagtaaaacatttgaaaagtgcaaatgttttaaaaaatattgtatgtctgtgaatgacaatcaTGGCAAAAGTGGCTCAAAGTCCAATTTTCATGAACAATCAGCAAGTAGAATTCCTGTTTCTTGAAAACAAACTtttcaccaacttgcagaagagatgcattaCGGAaattcggctgggagttattgccacatccccccatacagttctgacctcactccaagccatttccacatgcttgggctattaaaggagctCCTAAGAGGCCAGCATTTTGAATATGAAGCAAACATCATCATGGctttggcgtactgagaaaactttctaccttgatggtgtccaagcactagtgaaataatgagataagtgcattagcgtagcaggggattatatagagaaataaagggagtttttactctcataaccgtGCTCTACAAATGGAAAGtctctgtttgacttgaacaccctttttAGATACCtatacaaaaaacaataatgtataccttaacaattttgcattttataggttaaaaaaaatggtttgcaGCAAGCAAACAATGACCATATCTTCTAAGCTTAATTTTGCTGATGTGAAAATACTGCACAGTACATCGTTGCATGGAGGTTAGTAAGTACAGGTAAGTATACAACAATTCTTTCTATATTACATATGGAAAGATGTTTGTACCCTctcaattttaacattttattttgaaattgcATATGAAGCTTTGGCCTTTAATTAAAGCAAACTgaatttcagttttaaaaaaaatgaaattctcAGATGTACAGCacatcatttttaaatttgaagCACAACCACAGATTTTAGACACATTTGATCAAATTCAGGTTCTAATAATCTCTTAATGTTGGACCTCGTTTATTAAGCTAAAATGGATTGATTTACTTTACCAACTTttgaatttgtatttgtatttgttctTATTTGCTTTTGTTGCTGTATTCTAGAATATAGCTGTCTGCATTGCATatctaaatttaattaatttttttattcataatcaattaattttttaactgtttaagtGATAAAAACCGAATTAATTTCA contains the following coding sequences:
- the cax1 gene encoding cation/H+ exchanger protein 1; amino-acid sequence: MSTDVDSLRRRSAVDSSDHPWDHEHRNLRRSSLCDRICVASIHPEMVDTPSPCGSHLVIHHTPKCLSAQGLSGHSRCTEDPWQEASLRTTIHAENEVEAHKLVNNYMFGFRKWKSHVTERPIEDRSDQVKELYSEQIFIKPYKGSLISIGNITYVLLFGWWLSLAHFLISFLMFCTMIGIPHGKLCFKLSGYLLWPFGKSLQKASSLLQKFPVKVPQCGAIPEETGDVKESLDKVKETTPLMSSQPLTLKVPTLTSPPLYRHQKRSHWWCLSTYVWLLLGYIPLAVIHSLACFLAWMLVFTIPVAKMNGRILSIILFLSPDEIQVLPVKNPPSYESRVLLCCYRAFNWYYYKYTVEGINVFAVNLLSLVITALVMGYVDHENAFVGSEVKFATAMTAIIPLSYYIGMGIASISAQSNFAVGAVVNATFGSITEMTFYITALLQGHRLGNKCYEELVKSALTGTLLGCILFVPGLCMIIGGCKHREQRFNSRSAGVSSALLFISVGGVFSPTLFSKAYGTLVCNSCSKPPGNITRPFVCTGCHYDLSENNRSLFLSHIEPLVYTVSVLLPAAYFIGLIFTLKTHTHIYDIHISGAHCHVVSGHVVSWSRWRALVVLIVATILIAACADLTTEHIKPIISHSSVSQYFIGVTVLALIPELPELVNGIQFALQNNISLSLEVGNCIAVQVCMLQIPLLILFNAIYDVGFALIFSDLHLWASIFSVILVNYIFMDGKCDYFQGTALVVVYLILLALYFFAPSPVGC